DNA from Aquaspirillum sp. LM1:
CTGGCGACGACCGTGGGCAATAGCCTGAGCGTGGCGCTGGCCACGGTGCTGCTGGTGCTGCCGCTGGCGTATGCCTACGCCGCCGCGCTGACCCGGGTGGCCTTGCCAGGCAGGGGGCTATTTCGCCTGCTGGCCTTGTTGCCGCTGCTGGCACCGTCGCTGCTGCCGGGCATTTCGCTGGTGTATCTGTTTGGCCATCAGGGCCTGCTCAAGAGCTGGCTGGCCGACGGCAGCATTTATGGATTGATCGGCATTGTGCTGGGCGAGGCGTTTTATACCTTTCCGCATGCGCTGATGATTTTGCTCACCGCCCTGGCAGTGGGCGATGCCCGGCTGTACGAAGCCGCCCGCTCGCTGGGCGCGGGCCGGCTGCGCCAGTTTGTCACCATTACCCTGCCGGCGTCGCGCTACGGGCTGATCTCGGCAGCGCTGGTGGTGTTTACCCTGACCATCACCGACTTTGGCGTGGCCAAGGTGATTGGCGGCCAGTATCCGGTGCTGGCGGTGGAAGCCTACAAGCAGGTGATTGGCCAGCAGAACTTTCCACGCGGAGCGGTGATTGGCCTGCTGCTGCTGCTGCCAGCGCTGCTGTCGTTTGCGCTGGATCGCCTGTTGCAGCGTTCCCAGCGCAGCGCGCTCAGCGCCAGGGCGCAGCCGCTACAGCCCACCCGCAGCCCGCTGGTGCGCGCACTGGCCCTGGGCTATTGCAGCCTAGTGGGCGGCGCGCTGCTGTTGATGCTGGGCACGGCCATGCTGGCGGCGCTGATTCAGCTGTGGCCGTATCAGTTGCAACTGACCCTGGCGCATTTCAACTTTGACCAAGTAGACGGCGGCGGCTGGCTGGCGTTTGCCAACAGCCTGAAACTGGCGCTGGGCACTGCGGCATTGGGCACGGTGGTGGTGTTTCTGGGTGCCTGGTGCAGCACCCGGCTGCGGGTGGCGCGCCGCGTGGCCCCCATGCTGCACGCCATGGCCATGCTGCCGATGGCCGTACCCGGCCTGGTGCTGGGCCTGGGCTACATTCTGTTTTACAACGCGCCGGCCAATCCGCTGCACAGCCTGTACGGCAGCCTGACCTTGCTGGTGTTCTGCTCGGTGGCGCATTTCTACACCACCGCCCACCTGACCGCCGTCACCGCGCTGCGCCAGCTGGATGCCGATTTTGAAGCGGTGGCGGCTTCGCTCAAGGTGTCGGTGTGGCGCACCTTGTGGCGGGTGATTTTGCCGGCGTGCCTGCCGGCGGTGCTGGAAATTGCCCGCTACTTTTTTGTGTCGGCGATGACCACGGTGTCGGCGGTGATTTTTTTGTACACCCCAGACACGGTGCTGGCTTCCGTGGCAGTGCTGAATATGGACGACGCCGGCGACACCGCTGCCGCAGCGGCCATGGCCACGCTGATTGTGCTCAGTTCGGCGCTGGTGTGTGGCGTGTTTGCCCTGGTGTCGCAGGTGCTGCATCGCCATGCCGCACAACGCGGGCGACGCTGAGCGGGGTTGGCCCGCACGCCGGGTATCCTGAATTTTTTTGCCGGGCTCAGGCCCGGTTTATTTGGCTTGTTTTAGACATCTAGATGAGATGATTGGACTGTCCACATGAGAGAACCCATCCTGCTTACCCCCGGCCCGCTGACTACCACGCTGGCCACCAAAACCGCCATGCTGACCGACTGGGGATCGTGGGACAGCAGTTTCAACGCCCTGACCGCCAGCGTCTGCCGCGACCTGCTGGCAATTGCCGGCGGCCAGGCCAGCCATGTCTGTGTGCCGCTGCAAGGCTCGGGCACCTTTGCCGTGGAAGCAGCCATTGCCAACCTGGTACCCAAAACCGGCAAGCTGCTGGTGCTGGTCAATGGCGCATACGGCAAGCGCATGGCGCAGATTGCCCAGTATCTGGGCCGTGCGTGCTGCGTGTACGACACCGCCGACGACACGCCGCCGTCGCCCGACACCCTGGCCCGGTTGCTGGAGGAAGACCCGGCCATCAGCCATGTCGGGCTGATTCACTGCGAAACCAGCACCGGCATTCTCAACCCGCTGGCCGAGCTGGCCGCCGTGGTGCACGCTGCTGGCCGCCGGCTGGTGGTGGACGCGATGTCCAGCTTTGCCGCGCTGCCGATCGATGTGGTGGCGCTGCATATCGACGCGCTGATCGCCAGCAGCAATAAATGCCTGGAAGGTGTGCCGGGCATGGGCTTTGTCATCGTCAACCGCGACAGCCTGCTGGCCAGCCGTGGCAACAGCCATTCGCTGGCGCTGGACCTGCTGGCGCAATACGACTACCTGCAGGCCACCGGCCAGTGGCGGTTTACCCCACCCACCCATGTGCTGGCCGCCTTGCGGTCGGCGCTGGACCAGTATCTGGCCGAAGGCGGTCAGCCGGCCCGGCTGGCGCGCTACCAGGCCAATGCCGATCTGTTGGTGCGCAGCATGCGGGCAGCAGGGTTTGAACCCTTCCTGCCGGACACCCTGCAGGCACCGATTATCGTCACCTTCCACGCCCCCCGCCACCCGGCTTACCAGTTTGCCGAATTCTACGCAGCGGTGCGCGCGCAAGGGTTTGTGCTTTACCCCGGCAAGCTGACCGAGCAGGACACCTTCCGGGTGGGCTGCATTGGCGCAATTGACGCGGCGGAAATCCAGCAAGCCTGCGCAGCCATTGGCCGGGCGGTCAGTCAGCTGGGCTGGACGATTTAATCAAGGAGATTGTCATGCAACGCTATACCACACTCGAAGCGGTAATTTTTGACTGGGCCGGCACCGTGGTGGATTTCGGCTCGTTTGCCCCCACCCAGGTGCTGATCGAAGTGTTCACCCAGGTTGGCGTGCCGGTCAGCCTGGCCGAAGCCCGCGTGCCCATGGGGCTGGCCAAGTGGGACCATATCCAGGCGCTGGGCCGGCTGCCTGCCGTGGCCGAACGCTGGCAAGCCCGCTTTGGCCGGGCGATGACCGACGCCGACGTCGATGCCCTGTATCAGCAGTTCATGCCGCTGCAGGTGGCCAAAGTGGCCGCATATTCCGCGCCGATTCCCGGCGCGGTGGACACGGTGAATCTGCTGCGCGCCCGGGGGCTGAAAATCGGCAGCTGTTCAGGCTACCCCAGGGTAGTGATGGACCAGCTGCTGCCGCTGGCGGCGGCGGCGGGTTACGCGCCGGACCACTGCGTGGCCACGGACGATCTGGCCGCTGGCGGCCGCCCCGGCCCGTGGATGGCGCTGGACAATGTGCTGGCGCTGCGGGTGGGCGATGTGCGCCACTGCGTCAAGGTGGACGACACCACGCCAGGCATTGCCGAAGGCTTGCGCGCCGGCATGTGGACGGTTGGCCTGTCGGCCAGCGGCAATGCGGTGGGGCTGACGGCAGCAGAATGGGCGGCGCTTGACCCGGCGGAGCAGGCCAAACGTCGTGCTCCGGCGGTGGCGCAACTGCGCCAGGCTGGCGCGCATTATGTGCTGGACACCCTGGTTGAGCTGCCCGCCGTGCTCGACGAGATCGAGCGGCGCGTGCAGGCCGGGGAGCGCCCCTGAGATGCCGGCGGCCAGTGTCCCCTTCTGGTTTGCCCAGGCGCTGACCGCCGACAACACCCCGCCGCTGCCGCCCCTGCAGGGGGAGGTCAGCGCCGATGTGTGCATTGTCGGCGGCGGCTTTACCGGCTTGTGGACAGCCATTCTGTGTCAGCAGGCCCGGCCCGACTGGCGGGTGATCGTGCTGGAAAAATCCCGCTGTGGGGCCGGTGCGTCCGGGCGCAATGGCGGCTGCATGCTGACGTGGTCCACCAAATACCTGTCGCTGCGCCAGTGGTTTGGCGACAGCGAGGCGCGCCGGCTGGTGGCGGCTTCGGAGCAGGCGGTGCAGGACATTGCCCAGTTTTGCCATACCCACCAGATTGACGCCGAGCTGCGGCTGGGCGGGGCGGTGTACGCCGCCAGCCAGCCCGCGCAGATTGGGCGGCTGGATGGGGTGCTGGCCGCACTCGACCAGATGGGGGCCAACCGCTGGCAGCGCTTGTCCAACGCCGACACCCAGGCACTGACCGGCAGCGCCCAGATGCAGCACGGCGCATGGACCGACGCCGCCGGCAGCCTGCAACCGGGCAAGCTGGTACGCGGCCTGCTGCGGGTGGCCCGCCAGCTTGGCGTGCAGGTGTACGAACACAGCGCCATGCACCGGCTGCAGGAGGGTGACGAGGTGATGGTGTGTACGGCTACGGGCCGGGTTCGCGCCCGGCAGGCGGTGCTGGCGCTGAATGCCGACATGGCCCGGCAGTTTCCGGCGCTGGCCAACAGCGTGCTGCTGGTGTCGTCTGATATGGTGGTGACTGCGCCGCGCCCCGAGCTGATGGCCCAGCTGGGGCTGGATCGCGGCCAGGCGGTGTGTGATCTGCGCACCTTTGTGCATTACTGGCGCAGCACGCCGGATGGCCGGCTGATGCTGGGCAAGGGCGGCAACCGGATTGCCTTTGCCAACCGGATGCACGGTTATTTTGACCAGCCCAGCGCCTACCAGGATGCGCTGGGTGCCACGCTGGCGCAGCTGTTTCCGGCGCTGGCCGATACCCCGCTGGACAGCAGCTGGACTGGCGCGTCCGACCGCTCGGCCACCGGCCTGCCGTTTTTTGGCCGTCTGCCGGGTTATCGTCGGGTGCTGTACGGCATGGGTTACTCCGGCAATGGCGTGGTGCAGTGCCGGCTGGGCGGGGAGCTGTTGTGTGCGCTGCTGTTGGGTGAGGACAACGCCTGGACGCGCAGCGGCCTGGCGCAGGGGCCGCTGGCGCAGTTTCCGCCCGAGCCATGGCGCTGGCCGGGGGCGATGCTGGTGCGCCAGGCCATCCGCCGGGTGGAAGCCGCCGAAGACCAGCAACGCCGCCCCGGTTGGCTGGCCAGCCGGCTGGCATCGCTGGCCAGCATGGCGGGCAAGGCCGATTGAGCTTGGGTGGCTGGGTGGCTGGCGTGTCATCCCGGCGGGGCAATGCACCCGCGTCCAGCCCACGCTTCCCAGCGCACGGCTAAAAGGTAAACTGCGCCAATTGCCCACGCATGCCCTGCACCGAATGGTGCAGGCTCATTGCCGCCGAGGCGGACTGGCTGGCGGCAGCGCTGTTTTCTTCGCTGATTACCGTCAGGTTTTCAATATCCTTGCCAATAATCTCGCTGGCCTGGCGCTGCTGGGCCAGGGTGTCCATCAGGTGGCTGAGCTTGTCGTGGGCAGCGCAGGCACCACTGCGCATTTCTTCCAGCGGCGTGCTCAGGCCTTGCATCAGCGACACGCCAAAGCTGACCAGTTTTTCTCCCTGCAGCAAATTGTCCGCCGCGTGGCGGGTTTGCTCCTGCACCCACTGGATGGTGCTGCCGATATCGCGGGTGGCCAGCCGGGTGGTTTCCGCCAGCTTGCGCACTTCGTCAGCCACCACGGCAAAGCCGCGTCCCTGCTCGCCGGCGCGGGCGGCCTCAATCGCCGCGTTCAGCGCCAGCAGATTGGTCTGCTCGGCCACATCGGCAATCAGCAGCACCACCCGGCTGATTTCATCGGTGCGCTCGGCCAGCATCGACACATCGCGGGCCGAACCCTGAATGGCATTGACCATGCCCTGGATATCCCGCGCCGCCTTGACAATCACCCCATCGCTTTGCACCGCCAGCCGTTCGGCCAGTTGCGCTGCATCCAGGGCAAAGCGGGCTTCCTCGCTGCTTTGCTGCACGCCCATTTGCAGGCGTTCGATGGCAAACGCCATACTCAGGGTGGATTCGCTTTGCGCTTCGGCGGCAGCGGCAATCTGCTGCGCAGCGCCGGCCACTTCTTCGGCGGTATTGTCCACCTGGCTGCCTTCGGCGTTGACCCGGTGAAAACTCTGGCAAATGGCGTCCAGCAGCGCATTGAATGCCTCAATGCTGCGGGTGACTTCGTCGTTGCCCTGCCACTGGCAGCGCCGGGTCAGGTCCAGATCGTGGCGGGTGTCGCTGGCGGTGGCGCACAGCATGCGCAGCGGGCGGACAATCGAGCCGATGATATAGCGCGCCAGCAGCAGCATGCCCACGCTCAGCGCTGCACCACCCCATAAAATCAGCTGAAACAACTGCTGGCGACGCTGGTCCTGGCTGTGCTGTTCGCGCTGGATTGCCTCACGGCTGTGTTGTGCCAGCAGCTCCAGCGCCGCGACCACGCGCTGATGCGCGCCAGTCTGGCCGGCCAGGTCATCCGCCGGGGTGTTGCGCCAGCTTTGCCAGTGCTGATCCAGCGTGCGCCAGTCATCGGCCAGTGCAGGCAACGCGGCCTGGCTGCCGGCGTGCAGCCGCTGTTCCAGCGCGGCCCACTGGCCTGCCGCTGGGGTGTGGCCGGGATGGGGCTCCAGCGTACCCAGGCCGGTGGCCAGTTCGGCCAGCCGTTGCAGGGCCGGTCCATGTGTCTGCTGCTGGGCGGCAATCTGCTGGTCGGCCAGGTAACCGGCCAGCAGACCCAGTGCGCCCAGGCAAGCCAGCGACAGCATGGCCACGCTACTGAACAGGTACAGTTTCAGCCGGATTGTCATGGGTATTCACTTTCCTCGTGGTCAGCGGCGTTTTCACTGTCCTGGTCCTGGCAGCCCATGGCTTGCAGCAGATCGTCCAGACGTTGTTGGTGCTCGTTCAGCCGGGCACACGCGTCCATCAGGTCGCGGCGAATCGAGTCGGCATGAGAGCGGGACTGCAGGTGTTTGCTCATGGTGGCACCTTGTTTGAAGTGAGCCAAAGCCAAGTATGCTGATGTTGTGTTAATTTTTTATAGATGTTGACCAAAAATGCCGGCATGAGCAGTAAAAACCGTGCCCAATGTCAATATTCTGTTCATTGGCATTTATTTTAAGATATCGATAGATTTCGATGGGTAGAACACTGAAATGCCACGACGTGGCAAGAAGGGGAGAGATTCAATTCAGCTTAATCAGCAAACATGACAAAAAACTGATGATGAATAGGTCGGTCACGCAAAAAACGCAGGTACCGGAATGCCGGCCCTGCGGGTAAAAAATCGCCAAGTTACTGTAGTTGAAAGGATTATTTTTCCGGTGGAGCAGTGCCCAGCCCGGACAAAAAGGCAATGGCCGTCTGCAGTGCAGCCGGATTGGCGGTATAGATGACAAACTTGCCGTGCTGGCGGGATTGCAGCAGGCCGCTATGCACCAGCTCTTTCAGGTGAAATGACAAGGTTGTTTGGGCGATGGTCAGATGTTCGCCAATTTTGCCGGCGCTCAGGCCGGCGGCTCCAGCTTCCACCACCAGCTGGTATATGCTCAGGCGTGAATCCTGGCCTAATGCAGCAAACATCTTCATGACAATATTATGATTCATTGGTGAATTTTAACAGATTTTTCAGCGCTGGCAAGTTACGCTCAGGGGTTATTTTCATGACCGAATAACTATTGAGATATTGAATTCATCACCACGCCAATCGGCCAGCCGGCGAGGAGCTGAAACATTCTCCCACTACGGTGTGACACACGCAGTGCTCAGAAGCTGGCACCCAACGACAAATGCCACTGCCATTGGCCGGTGCTTTGCCCTCTGGCGATATCCATCCCCACCGGACCAATCGGGCTATCCCAGCGAATGCCCGTGCCCAGGCCCAGCCGGGGCCGCCAGTCCTGCCAGCGGTCGGCGGCGTTGCCGGCGTCGGCAAACAGCGCCAGCCGCCAGCCCGGCCAGACCGGGTGCTGGTATTCACCGCTGAACAGCGCCTGCACCCGCCCCCCTACCACCGAGCTGCCTTCACGCGGGCCCAGGCTCTGGTAGGCGTAGCCACGCACGCTGCCCCCGCCACCGGTACGAAAACGCCAGTCGGTGGGCACGTCGTCCCCGCGCGCCGCCCACACCTGGCCCAGTTCACCGCGCACAATCACCCGTGCGCTGCGCCCTACCGGATAAAAGCCAATCGCTCTGGCGTAGCCGCGCAGAAAATCAGTGTCCGAGCCCAGCTGACGGCTGGCTGCCACCACCTGGCCGGCCAGCATATGGCCGCGCTGCGGGTTCAGTGGGTTGTCCACGGCCCGCCGGGTCCAGTCGTAGCGGGCCACCAGCGCCTGGGTGCGGCTGGTGCTGCCGCCGTCCGGGGTGCTGCGTTCACGGGTAAACGTGATGCCGTAGCCGTATTCGTCGTCGCCGCGTGCGCGCAGGCGGCTGGCGTAAACGGTTTCCTGGTGCAGCTTGAGCTGTTGCACCGTGCTGCGCGCCAGCTTCACCCCGGCGGTGTCGCGGTAGCCGTCGCCGTCACGCGGCAGGGTCAGGCTGCTGTCCAGGGTTTGCTGTTCGCGTTCCAGTTGCAGGGTATTGGCCAGTAGCAGGCCCAGCCCGGCAATATTGTGATGCTGATAATTGAGCGAGCCACGCGGGCCGCTGTCGCTGCCATAACCGGCACCGACGCTGATTTTTTGTGCCTGGGCTTCCTGCACAAACACCTGCACCGGGCTGAGTAGCGGCTGGGTCGGGTCCAGTCCGGCCTCCACCCGCACGCTGGTGAAGTAGGGCGTGGCCTGCAGGGCGGCCTGGTAGTCGAGCAGTTTGCGCTGATGATACGGCGAGCCAGGGCTGAAGGTGGCCAGCCGGGTAACGGCCTGCAGCGGATAGCGGCGCAGGCCGTGCACCTGAATCTCGCCCAGGGTGAACGCCGGGCCGGTGTCCAGCGTGGCGCTGAGCACCGCGCGCTGGCTGGCCGGATCAATGCGGGCTTCGGCGTGCGCCCAGCGCGCGCTGGGGTAGCGGTCGATCTGCACACTGCGCAGTGCCTGGTTCTTGGCGTTGTCCCAGTCGTCCTGGCGGAAAGGCTGGCCCACAGGCAGGCTCCAGCGTTCGCGCAGCATGGCCAGCCGCTGTGCGCCGTCAGTGCCCGTGGCACCGGGGCCGGCCAGCGCCAGCGTGACCGCGCTGATGTCGGTGCGTGGGCCGGGGTCGACGCGCAGGGTCAGGGTGTGGTTTTGGTGATGCCGGTGCAACTGCGGGGAGAAGTAGCCTTCGGTGGCCAGCAGGCTGCGGGCGTCTTCGTCCAGCGCCAGTTGCAGGGCTTCCAGCTGGCCAGGGTCGGGGGGAACGCTGTCACGCAGCGCCCTGGCCAGCGCCAGGTGCTGGCTGAGCAGGGTGCTCACCGCGCCAGGCGCGTCCACCACCAGCTCGGGCAGCGGCGCGGCCAGCCCCGCCGGGCTGAGCAGCCAGACCAGCAGCGCGCCGCTGACACGGTGCCGCCAGCAAAAAAAGTCAGAAGAAAGATTCACCCCGCAACCTTACCCGCTTGTTCCGGGAGGGTCAAAGGGCGGAACAGTGTGCGCCTCTGGCCTGGAGCGCGTCGCTGCCGCCAGACCGGGGGCGATGATTTCTGCATCCGGCGTGTTGCCGGTCCGCCTTGACAGCGGATCAGCTATAATCCCGGCTTTATCTGTTTATTAGCGTCGGCGCACATGAGCATCAAATCGGATACATGGATTCGCCGCATGGCGGCAGCACACGGCATGATCGAGCCGTTTGAACCAGGACAGGTGCGGGAAGTGGACGGACGCAAGATCGTCTCTTACGGCACGTCCAGCTACGGCTACGATATCCGTTGCGCCAACGAATTCAAGATTTTCACCAATATCAACAGCACCATCGTTGATCCGAAAGACTTTGACCACAACAACTTTGTCGATTTCAACGGCGACGTGTGCATCATTCCGCCCAATTCGTTTGCCCTGGCGCGCACGGTGGAATACTTCCGCATTCCGCGCAATGTGCTGACCATCTGCCTGGGCAAGAGCACTTACGCCCGCTGCGGCATCATCGTCAACGTCACGCCGTTTGAGCCGGAATGGGAAGGCTACGTCACGCTGGAGTTTTCCAACACCACGCCGCTGCCGGCCAAAATCTACGCGGGCGAAGGCTGCGCGCAGGTGCTGTTCTTTGAAAGCGATGAAGTGTGCGAAACCAGCTACAAGGATCGCGGCGGCAAGTATCAGGGCCAGGTGGGCGTGACCCTGCCCAAAACCTGAGCGGGGTCGATCGGTACCGCGCAGGTGTTGTCATGGCCCGGATGGGCCATGTTTCATTTTAGCGACACCCTGGCCGTCACCGCCAAGTGAACACCGGGCGTCAGCGCCTGGTTCAGGGGGCGGCTTGCGCCAAGGGATTTTCCGGCAATTTCCCGGTAATGGACTATTCTGCAAACAGGATCTCCTGAGTGAAGAAGCGATGAACTGGATGGTGCAACCGCCCCCCTTGCGGTTGCACCATTTTTTTATCAGAAATTCACCGATTTTTGATTGACGCGTTCTGTCTGGGTTTTATAATTCGCCCCCATTGCCGTTTTCCGTTTTGCAGTGCAACGCAGTGTGCCGCCGTTGCCCTGCCAGACCGATTCCGCCGGCCTGTGGCCAAGATTCTGCCCGCTGGCGCTACTGTGTCATTAATGGAGGTCATCATGACAAGCCGTGTACTTACTGCCTCTTTGGCATTGCACCAACCTTCTTTCTTGCAACATATCCCTGTGACCTAGGTTTCTGGAGACCCCGATCAATGGACCGAATCGCTGCCGACGCGCTCGCCGCGGCACTGCCTGACCTTTCCCTCGACTTTGCCCACGTCAAGGCCCAACTGGCCAAGGGCTACGACAAGCCCTTCCTGGTGCTGGATACCCAGATTGTCCGTGAAAAATGCCGCCGCTTCTTTGCCGCCATGCCGCGCGTGCGCCCGCACTTTGCCGTCAAGTCCAACCCGGACAACCGCGTGCTGCAGGTGCTGAAAGAAGAAGGCGTCGGTTTTGAAATCGCCTCGATCGCCGAGCTGGATCAGCTGCTGGCGCTCGGCGTGGCCCCTGCCGAAATTTTCTACAGCAACCCGATGAAGTCGCGCGCTTACGTGGAGTACGCCGTGGCCAAAGGGGTCGAGTGGTTTGTGATTGACTCGGTCGAAGAACTGCAAAAAATCCACAGCGTCTCGCCCACCGCCAAGACCTATCTGCGCATCTTCACCACCAATGTGGGCAGCGACTGGCCGCTGTCGGGCAAGTTTGGCGCTTATGAAGCCGAAATCCGCGACATCATTGCCGAAGCCGCCCGCCTGGGGGCCGATCTGGCCGGGGTGACCTTCCACGTGGGTTCGCAGTGCCTGAACCCGGAAAACTGGAAAGTGGGCCTGGAAGCCACCCGCCAGGTGTTCGACCAGATGCAGGCCGCCGGCCTGAAACCGCGCCTGGTGAATATCGGCGGCGGTTACCCGGTAACCCACACCAAGGCCATTCCGTCGATTGGCGAAATCGGTGCCGTGGTTAACGCCGGCCTGGCCGCGTTTGGCGACGAGGTGCAGGTGATTGCCGAACCGGGCCGTTATCTGGTGTCCGACGCTGGTTATTTTGTCTGCCGCGTGGTGGGCACCGCCACCCGCCAGGGCAAGCGCTGGGTGTACTTCGACGCTGGCATGTTTGGCGGCATCATCGAAACCACCGAAGGCCTGAAGTACACGATCGAAACCGACCGCACCGGTGCGGAAATCATCTGGACCGTGGCCGGCCCAACCTGCGATTCGCTGGACATCTGCACCCGCGACCAGGCGCTGCCGGAAGATCTGGTGGAAGGTGACTTCATCTACATCAAGAACGCCGGAGCCTACACCACGGCTTACGCCAGTACCTTCAATGGCTTCCCGCTGCCGGATGTGATCATCCTGTAATTGCAGTTGGCGATAGGCCATGCACGACACCACGCCCCCGTCTGGCTTGCGCCAGCGGGGGCGTGGTGATTGGGGGGAGGGGTTAAGCTGCCTCCAGCCGGTACCAGACATGCCGGCACAAGCGGCTGCTATGTGCCAGCGCCGGGTGGTCAAATTCGCCCTGATACACCATGCCCAGCCGCTGCATCAGCGCCTGCGAGCGCAGATTGCTGCACGCGGTAAACGCCACCAGCTGCGGCAATTCCAGCTGGGTAAATCCCACGCCGATGGCCAGTTGCGCGGCCTCCCGCGCCAGCCCATGGCCCCAGGCCGGGCGCACCAGCCGCCACACCAGTTCCACTGCCGGGGCAAACGGCAAGTTCTCCGGTGCCGGGTTCAGCCCGACACAGCCAATCAGCTGGCCGCTGGCGGCCAGTTCCACTGCCCATACTCCCCAGCCACGCTGGTTCAGGCCGGTGTCCAAGCGTTCAAGCAGGGCGTCGCTGCCGGCACGGTCAAGCGCGGCGGGAAACTCGGCCATCACTTCGGGGTCGGCGTTCAATGCAGCAAAGGCTGGCCGGTCGCTTTCCTGCCAGCCGCGCAAGCGTACCCGTTGGCCGCGCAGGGCATGTGCTGGCATGTTCATCCGGCGTGCGTTCATGCCTCAGCTCCACTGCCTCCCATCGGCGAGCACAGCTCAATCAGCGTGCCTTCTGCCGCCCGCACATACGCCACCACCTGCCCCCAGGGCTTGAGCGCCGGTTCGGCCAGCGCGCTGGCGCCGGCGGCCACCGCCTGAGTATAGGCGGCGGTGACATCGTCGCAGACAAACGCCAGCTCAATGGCTGGTGGCGGGCTGGCCGGGTCGAGCTTCTGGTAGCCCGCTGCGCCAAAATGGCTGTCGCCCAGCGCGTGGCTGGCAAACGCCAGCGTGGTGGCACCGGTGTCCAGTTCGCCGTACTGGCCGGAGTCATGCAAGAAACGCAGCGCAAAACCAAAGGCGCGCTGGTAAAACGCCAGCGTATCGCTGACATCGGCCACATAAACAATGGCATAGGCAAATTTCATTAAGGTTCTCCTGGGGAATGCCTGTTCAGCTTGGCGGATGCTGAATCAATTGTCCACGCTGCTGCCGCAGCCATTTGGCAAGGTTAGCCGATGCCACCTGGGAACTTTATGCCAGAATCGCCCCCCTCACCGGACATGGCGGCGCAGAAGGGCCGCGTTCAGGAGCAAGCATGTTCAAAAAACTATTGGCGTCGATCGGCGTGGGCAGCGCCAGTGTGGATACCCAGATTCATCAGCCGGAGCTCAGTCCTGGCCAGTTGATGCAGGGTCAGGTGGTGGTGCAGGGTGGGCAGAGCGAACAGGCGATTGAAAAAATCGAACTGGTGCTGATGACCCAGGCCGAGCAGGAACGCGGCGACAGCGAGCGGCAAGTGGCCTGGCCGCTGTGCCGGCTGCCGGTCAGCGGCGGTTTTGTGATTGGCGCGGGAGAAACCCGGGTTTTTCCGTTTCAGATGACCTTGCCGCTGGAAACCCCAGTCAATGCGCTGCGCACCCACAGTGGCCGCACGCCGCTGGTGTGGGTACATACCGACCTGGCGATTGCTGCCGGGGTGGACAGCGATGATCGCGACAGTCTGCTGGTGTTGCCGCCGGCACCGCTGCAAACCCTGCTGGACGCTTTTGCCCGGTTGGACTGGTATGTATACGGCTCGGATGTGGAAGTGGGCACCGCCCATGTGGGAAGCACGATCAGCACGCTGGGGTGTTATCAGGAAATCGAACTGCGCCCGCACGGAGGAAGCTGGCGGGTGCAGGAAATTGAACTGACCTGCCTTAGCGATGGGCGGACCACGCATGTGCTGGTGGAAGTGGACATCCGCTTTGGCCGCGACAGCTATTACATCCTGCAGATGGGGCCAGACTTTGCCCGCCAGGATTGGGTGGCCATTTTGCGCAATACCTTGCCTCTGTAGTTGGCGGCGCGATTCTCCGTTTGAGCTGCAAGCAGAAAAAAGCCGCGCGATTGCGCGGCTTTTTTCTGCTTGCAGCCAAGTGATGCCGCAGGCGCAACACAGCGTGCCACGCCAGGCGTCAGCTTAAGGCTTACTCGCCATATACCGGGAAACGGGCGCACAGGGCTTTCACCTGTTCTGCCACATTGGCCAGATTGGCGTCGTCTGCCGGCTGGTCCAGCACGTCGGCAATCAGGTTGGCCAGCTGACGGGCTTCGGTTTCGCCAAAGCCACGGGTGGTCATCGCCGGG
Protein-coding regions in this window:
- a CDS encoding sporulation protein, which codes for MFKKLLASIGVGSASVDTQIHQPELSPGQLMQGQVVVQGGQSEQAIEKIELVLMTQAEQERGDSERQVAWPLCRLPVSGGFVIGAGETRVFPFQMTLPLETPVNALRTHSGRTPLVWVHTDLAIAAGVDSDDRDSLLVLPPAPLQTLLDAFARLDWYVYGSDVEVGTAHVGSTISTLGCYQEIELRPHGGSWRVQEIELTCLSDGRTTHVLVEVDIRFGRDSYYILQMGPDFARQDWVAILRNTLPL
- a CDS encoding VOC family protein, which gives rise to MKFAYAIVYVADVSDTLAFYQRAFGFALRFLHDSGQYGELDTGATTLAFASHALGDSHFGAAGYQKLDPASPPPAIELAFVCDDVTAAYTQAVAAGASALAEPALKPWGQVVAYVRAAEGTLIELCSPMGGSGAEA